The following coding sequences are from one Prosthecobacter vanneervenii window:
- a CDS encoding lysophospholipid acyltransferase family protein, which translates to MVFNLSEHLKTPMQRRIYRLIGPAVESALGLRGFEACYNESARLYKMHPQYPNVFAWFDSVAHSLKLQEDVDLPSEFVFPKQGPLVIVANHPFGVIDPVMLARWAGQFRPDLKVMTNSLLLAMKELKDHVIPVDPFGGEGAAKRNLAPMKEALRLLRAGGALIIFPAGEVASYKPGRGLDEPVWSNHVGSLVRRTQATVLPVYFPGSNSALFHAAGMIHPRLRTGLLLREFCNRANTPVPMRVGQPIPYSRLKKFEDDESLTRYLRIHTFVLHQRGKEQTAKLTVTGENLSIKPPTETQQAHMVEEIDRIRARGGRLVGQGNLSVYQAHSHEIPVLLPEIGRLREVTFREVGEGTGNEIDLDKYDRYYEHLILWDEEKEQVAGAYRLGRADVILREYGSKGLYTSTLFRFEKPFLANLEHAVEMGRSFIIKAYQRNLASLPLLWKGIAHWIARNPHYKKLFGPVSISKDYSSLSRKMIVEFLQDNRMHPHLSSFVKARNPFRYMRNRRMMREFISADLQNVDDCSALISSLETDGKGIPILLKHYLKLNATLLSFNVDKDFSSVVDGLIMVDFTDIDEKLLGKYMGEENCRKYLAQVKKEAA; encoded by the coding sequence ATGGTTTTCAATCTCAGCGAGCACCTCAAGACCCCGATGCAGCGACGGATCTACCGTCTGATCGGCCCCGCCGTGGAATCGGCGCTGGGTCTGCGCGGCTTTGAGGCGTGCTACAATGAGTCTGCGCGGCTGTACAAGATGCACCCGCAGTATCCAAACGTGTTTGCGTGGTTTGATTCCGTGGCGCACTCGCTGAAGCTGCAGGAGGATGTGGACCTGCCATCTGAGTTTGTGTTTCCGAAGCAGGGGCCGCTGGTCATCGTGGCGAATCATCCGTTTGGGGTGATCGACCCGGTGATGCTGGCGCGATGGGCGGGACAGTTCCGGCCTGACCTGAAGGTGATGACGAACTCCCTGCTGCTGGCCATGAAGGAGCTGAAGGATCATGTGATCCCGGTGGACCCCTTTGGCGGTGAAGGCGCGGCGAAGCGCAACCTGGCACCGATGAAGGAAGCACTGCGTCTGCTGCGCGCTGGAGGAGCGCTGATCATTTTCCCCGCCGGCGAAGTGGCCTCGTACAAGCCGGGACGTGGCCTGGACGAACCGGTGTGGAGCAACCATGTAGGCTCCCTGGTGCGACGCACGCAGGCGACGGTGCTGCCGGTGTATTTCCCGGGCTCAAACAGCGCGCTTTTCCATGCCGCGGGGATGATCCATCCACGCCTGCGGACGGGCCTGCTGCTGCGCGAATTTTGCAACCGTGCGAACACGCCGGTGCCGATGCGGGTGGGACAGCCGATCCCGTATTCACGCCTGAAGAAATTTGAGGATGATGAGTCCCTGACACGCTACCTGCGCATCCACACGTTTGTGTTACATCAACGTGGCAAGGAGCAGACGGCCAAGCTGACGGTGACTGGCGAAAACCTGAGCATCAAGCCTCCGACTGAAACGCAGCAAGCCCACATGGTGGAAGAGATCGACCGCATCCGAGCGCGGGGCGGACGTCTGGTGGGCCAGGGGAATCTGTCTGTGTATCAAGCGCACTCGCATGAGATCCCGGTGCTGCTGCCGGAGATCGGGCGGCTGCGCGAGGTGACCTTCCGTGAAGTGGGAGAGGGCACGGGCAATGAGATCGATCTGGACAAGTATGACCGCTACTACGAGCACCTGATCCTCTGGGATGAGGAGAAGGAGCAGGTGGCTGGTGCATACCGACTGGGGCGTGCGGATGTGATCCTGCGCGAGTATGGATCCAAGGGACTCTACACGAGCACGCTGTTCCGCTTTGAGAAGCCGTTTCTGGCGAACCTGGAGCATGCGGTGGAGATGGGGCGGAGCTTCATCATCAAGGCCTACCAGCGCAACCTGGCCTCCCTGCCGCTGCTGTGGAAGGGAATCGCGCACTGGATCGCGCGCAATCCGCACTACAAGAAGCTGTTTGGCCCGGTAAGCATCAGCAAGGACTACAGCAGCCTTTCGCGGAAGATGATTGTGGAATTCCTGCAGGACAACCGGATGCACCCGCACCTGTCGAGCTTTGTGAAGGCGCGCAATCCTTTCCGCTACATGCGCAACCGGCGGATGATGCGTGAATTCATCAGCGCAGATCTGCAGAATGTAGACGACTGCTCGGCGCTGATCTCCAGCCTGGAGACGGACGGCAAGGGCATCCCGATCCTGCTGAAGCACTACCTGAAGCTGAACGCGACACTGCTGAGCTTCAACGTGGACAAGGATTTCTCGTCGGTGGTGGACGGGCTGATCATGGTGGACTTTACCGACATCGACGAGAAGCTGCTGGGCAAGTACATGGGCGAGGAGAACTGCCGCAAATATCTGGCTCAGGTCAAAAAAGAAGCGGCCTGA
- the pyrF gene encoding orotidine-5'-phosphate decarboxylase, giving the protein MSFLDKLNQRIAKTGSNLCVGLDVRAENAEESTKRWILDVIEQTAPYAAAFKPNSAYFEALGWRGMKMLEEILQEIPKDIPVVLDVKRGDIGETQGYYAKACFEVMNVDAVTLNAYMGRDTLEPFLKYTDKGLYLLGVTSNPGAQDIELQQTGDRQVYEIVAGMTAGHPQAGLVVGLTNAAPDVLDHIPDVPLLIPGLGAQGGDLAALKGSGRKAPLLVNVSRGVLYQKDELSFGARAEHWMRQIQGVLS; this is encoded by the coding sequence ATGAGCTTTCTCGACAAACTGAACCAACGCATTGCCAAAACTGGATCCAACCTGTGTGTGGGGCTGGATGTGAGGGCGGAGAATGCGGAGGAGAGTACGAAGCGGTGGATTCTGGACGTGATCGAGCAGACGGCGCCGTATGCGGCGGCGTTCAAGCCGAACTCGGCGTACTTTGAGGCTTTGGGCTGGCGGGGGATGAAGATGCTGGAGGAGATTTTGCAGGAGATCCCGAAGGATATCCCGGTGGTGCTGGACGTGAAGCGCGGAGACATCGGCGAGACGCAGGGGTACTACGCGAAGGCATGCTTTGAGGTAATGAATGTGGATGCGGTGACGCTGAACGCCTACATGGGGCGGGACACGCTGGAGCCTTTCCTGAAATACACGGACAAGGGGCTGTACCTGCTGGGAGTGACCTCAAACCCCGGGGCACAGGACATTGAACTGCAACAAACTGGCGACCGCCAGGTGTATGAGATCGTGGCCGGGATGACGGCCGGGCACCCGCAGGCCGGACTGGTGGTGGGGCTGACGAATGCCGCGCCGGACGTGCTGGACCACATTCCGGACGTGCCGCTGCTGATCCCGGGCCTGGGAGCGCAGGGGGGTGACCTGGCGGCGCTGAAAGGCAGCGGGCGCAAGGCTCCGCTGCTGGTGAATGTGTCCCGAGGTGTGCTCTACCAGAAGGATGAGCTGAGCTTTGGCGCCCGGGCGGAGCACTGGATGCGACAGATTCAGGGTGTGCTGAGCTGA
- the purE gene encoding 5-(carboxyamino)imidazole ribonucleotide mutase, whose product MSTPAATQPLVGIIMGSSSDWPTLQNAAHVLDGFGVPYEKKVVSAHRTPQLLYDYATTASERGLKCIIAGAGGAAHLPGMTASMTTIPVLGVPVLSRALSGMDSLYSIVQMPGGIPVATFAIGDAGATNAALFAVSMLANENPELAEKLKTFRERQTQKVLQSQQELEAKPKA is encoded by the coding sequence ATGAGCACCCCCGCCGCCACCCAGCCCCTCGTGGGCATCATTATGGGATCCAGTTCTGACTGGCCCACCCTCCAGAACGCCGCCCATGTGCTCGATGGCTTCGGCGTGCCCTACGAAAAGAAAGTCGTCAGCGCCCATCGCACCCCCCAGCTTCTCTACGACTACGCCACCACCGCCTCCGAGCGTGGTCTCAAGTGCATCATCGCCGGAGCTGGCGGCGCTGCCCACCTCCCCGGCATGACCGCCAGCATGACCACCATCCCCGTGCTCGGCGTCCCTGTCCTCAGCCGCGCTCTCAGCGGCATGGACAGCCTCTACTCCATCGTCCAGATGCCCGGAGGCATCCCCGTCGCCACCTTCGCCATCGGCGATGCCGGTGCCACCAATGCCGCCCTCTTCGCCGTCTCCATGCTGGCCAATGAAAACCCCGAACTCGCCGAAAAGCTGAAGACCTTCCGTGAGCGCCAGACCCAGAAAGTGCTCCAGAGCCAGCAGGAGCTCGAAGCCAAACCCAAGGCATGA
- a CDS encoding 5-(carboxyamino)imidazole ribonucleotide synthase has product MKFPPPSTIGVLGGGQLGRMLALEARRAGHRVAIFTDEPHGCPAGQYSDVEINAPYSDTDALSRFLQQVDVVTAEFENIPASCLAAVEAVKPLRPGAKALITTQHREREKNFLRDQGIACAPFRVIDDLAGLEAAVAELGRPCVIKTAAFGYDGKGQCKVTAETDLAQAWSSFTGQRAVVEQWVSFVCEVSVVGARSISGQMATHGCVENQHTHHILDVTISPARVDPQITEQALALWKAVAEGLDYVGTMAVEMFVTTDGKVIVNEIAPRPHNSGHYTIDACRTNQFQQQQRAVCGLPLGDASQHTPAVMVNLLGDVWPAPLTHPDWSPVLNHPGAKLHLYGKREARPRRKMGHFTVLGDTIDAALRDALEIRKALGIG; this is encoded by the coding sequence ATGAAGTTTCCCCCTCCCTCGACCATCGGCGTCCTCGGCGGCGGCCAGCTCGGCCGCATGCTCGCCCTGGAGGCCCGCCGCGCCGGACACCGCGTTGCCATCTTCACCGACGAGCCCCACGGCTGCCCCGCAGGCCAGTACTCCGACGTCGAAATCAACGCCCCCTACTCCGACACCGACGCCCTCTCCCGCTTCCTTCAGCAGGTCGATGTCGTCACCGCCGAGTTCGAAAACATCCCCGCCTCCTGTCTCGCCGCCGTCGAGGCCGTGAAGCCTCTCCGCCCCGGAGCCAAGGCCCTCATCACCACCCAGCACCGCGAGCGCGAAAAAAACTTCCTCCGTGACCAGGGCATCGCCTGCGCCCCCTTCCGTGTCATCGACGACCTCGCCGGACTTGAGGCCGCCGTCGCCGAGCTCGGCCGCCCCTGCGTCATCAAAACCGCCGCCTTCGGTTACGACGGCAAAGGCCAGTGCAAAGTCACCGCCGAAACCGACCTCGCCCAGGCCTGGAGCAGCTTCACCGGCCAGCGCGCCGTCGTCGAGCAGTGGGTCTCCTTCGTCTGCGAAGTCTCCGTCGTCGGTGCCCGCAGCATCTCAGGCCAGATGGCCACCCATGGCTGCGTCGAGAACCAGCACACCCACCACATCCTCGACGTCACCATCTCTCCCGCCCGCGTCGATCCCCAGATCACCGAGCAGGCTCTCGCATTGTGGAAAGCCGTCGCCGAAGGCCTCGACTACGTCGGCACCATGGCCGTCGAAATGTTCGTCACCACCGACGGCAAAGTCATTGTCAACGAAATCGCCCCACGTCCGCACAACAGCGGCCACTACACCATCGACGCCTGCCGCACCAATCAGTTCCAGCAGCAGCAGCGCGCCGTCTGCGGCCTCCCCCTCGGAGACGCCTCCCAGCACACCCCGGCGGTCATGGTCAATCTCCTCGGCGATGTCTGGCCCGCCCCGCTGACTCACCCCGACTGGTCCCCAGTTCTCAATCACCCCGGTGCCAAGCTCCACCTCTACGGCAAACGCGAAGCCCGCCCCCGCCGCAAAATGGGCCA